The following proteins are co-located in the Lentibacillus sp. JNUCC-1 genome:
- the yabQ gene encoding spore cortex biosynthesis protein YabQ, giving the protein MTLSVQLMTMIAMISGGFYLGMAQDTHRRLSIHWKNRLLLLYVMEISFWLVQSLLLFYVLFLVNNGELGIYVFLAGLLGYSAYRALAAPTYKRILEKAIAIIRQILHGLHRIFRVLFVLPLKWLFHVLVVTVLFILNLLFSIFIYLFKVIYWPVKWMFKLIYRLMPECVQRFIHKLAGFYSTIENIIKKRAAYFINKWRS; this is encoded by the coding sequence ATGACATTGAGTGTTCAGCTGATGACGATGATCGCCATGATTTCAGGAGGTTTTTATCTGGGCATGGCCCAGGATACACATCGGCGGTTGTCCATTCACTGGAAAAATCGCCTGCTTCTTTTATACGTCATGGAGATTTCTTTTTGGCTGGTGCAGTCACTTCTTTTGTTTTATGTTTTATTTCTGGTTAATAACGGGGAACTTGGGATATATGTATTTCTTGCCGGTTTGCTCGGTTACTCGGCCTACCGGGCACTGGCTGCCCCAACTTATAAACGAATCCTTGAAAAAGCAATCGCCATCATACGACAGATCCTTCATGGACTGCACCGGATTTTCCGAGTACTGTTTGTCCTCCCCCTAAAATGGCTGTTTCATGTGCTTGTGGTGACTGTCTTATTTATATTGAATCTATTATTTTCTATTTTCATTTATCTATTTAAAGTGATATACTGGCCTGTAAAATGGATGTTCAAACTGATTTATCGGTTGATGCCAGAGTGCGTTCAGAGATTCATCCACAAATTGGCAGGGTTTTATAGTACAATAGAGAATATCATCAAAAAACGAGCTGCCTATTTCATCAATAAATGGAGGTCATAA
- a CDS encoding S1 domain-containing RNA-binding protein — protein sequence MSIEVGSKLQGKVTGITHFGAFVELEKGTTGLVHISEVADTYVKDIKDHLSVGDEVTVKVLNVEDDGKIGLSIKKAKDRPPRQKKPRERTESFESKMNQFLKDSEDRLASLKKHTESKRGGRGAKRG from the coding sequence ATGTCGATCGAAGTAGGCAGCAAACTGCAGGGTAAGGTGACCGGAATCACACATTTCGGTGCATTCGTGGAGTTGGAGAAGGGTACGACGGGGCTTGTGCATATCAGTGAGGTCGCCGACACCTATGTCAAGGACATCAAAGACCATCTTTCAGTGGGAGATGAAGTGACGGTTAAAGTGCTCAATGTGGAAGATGACGGCAAAATCGGGCTATCCATTAAAAAAGCAAAAGATCGGCCGCCGCGCCAGAAAAAGCCACGGGAGCGCACGGAATCATTTGAATCGAAAATGAATCAGTTTCTCAAAGACTCAGAAGACCGTTTGGCCTCTTTAAAGAAGCACACGGAATCCAAACGCGGAGGTCGAGGTGCTAAAAGAGGATAG
- the tilS gene encoding tRNA lysidine(34) synthetase TilS — protein MKEIVKAFIRRHQMIESGSTVLVAVSGGPDSMALLHLLKTMQEEYDLTLKAISVDHQLRGQDSMDDYAYVKHICDEWGINFIGTSVDVSSYKSKYGTGTQVAARHLRYRFFKEQMLLTHADHLALGHHGDDQAETMLMNLTRASSSRALSGIPAVRPFAGGTIIRPLLTVSKEDIEAYCRAAHIEPRRDASNEETDYTRNDFRKRVIPVLKEKNPLLHIGVQHLSEALQADEAHLYTEAENAAEEMVSFSEMGDKAVFKIDRFKLYPIALQRRVYHLILKYLYNEVPDHLSYRHESIFFALLNSSKSNRTLDFPNQLMISKSYGEMSFYFRRHEEVREYEQQLDIPGDTVWADGSRFTAVVTDTPAEATPCRFVSPTAQLTLPLHIRTRRPGDKMSWRGLSGRKKIKDIFIDMKIPLHKRDAWPVIVDGGGRILWLTGLKKDEEGQNRDAEGPYIQIDYFEGDS, from the coding sequence ATGAAAGAAATTGTGAAGGCATTTATCAGACGTCATCAGATGATCGAGTCAGGCTCCACTGTGCTTGTCGCAGTGTCAGGCGGTCCGGATTCGATGGCCCTTTTGCATTTATTAAAAACCATGCAGGAAGAATATGATCTGACCCTCAAGGCTATCTCTGTGGACCATCAGCTGCGTGGTCAGGACTCGATGGATGACTATGCTTATGTGAAACATATCTGTGACGAGTGGGGTATTAACTTTATTGGAACCTCTGTTGATGTTTCATCGTATAAATCAAAGTATGGTACCGGAACACAAGTGGCAGCACGCCATTTGCGCTATCGGTTTTTTAAGGAGCAGATGTTGTTGACACACGCCGACCATCTTGCTCTTGGGCATCATGGGGATGATCAGGCCGAGACAATGCTCATGAATCTTACCCGTGCAAGCAGTTCTCGTGCACTTTCCGGTATACCGGCTGTGCGGCCATTTGCGGGCGGAACCATTATCAGACCGCTGCTTACAGTTTCCAAAGAAGATATTGAAGCATATTGCCGAGCAGCGCATATCGAGCCGCGGCGTGATGCTTCTAATGAAGAAACGGATTATACACGCAACGATTTCCGCAAACGTGTAATCCCTGTGCTTAAAGAGAAAAACCCTCTCCTCCATATCGGTGTCCAGCATTTAAGTGAAGCACTCCAGGCAGATGAGGCGCATTTATATACTGAGGCCGAAAACGCAGCTGAAGAAATGGTGTCATTTTCCGAAATGGGAGACAAAGCTGTCTTTAAAATTGATCGTTTTAAATTGTACCCGATTGCTTTACAAAGACGGGTATATCATCTAATATTGAAATATCTGTATAATGAAGTGCCCGATCATTTATCTTATAGGCATGAATCTATCTTTTTTGCGCTGCTAAACAGCTCTAAAAGTAATCGTACTCTTGATTTTCCGAACCAATTGATGATCAGTAAATCGTACGGAGAAATGTCTTTTTACTTTAGACGTCATGAGGAAGTGCGTGAATATGAGCAACAGCTTGATATTCCAGGGGATACAGTATGGGCTGACGGTTCAAGATTCACTGCTGTTGTGACAGATACCCCGGCAGAAGCGACACCTTGCCGTTTTGTCAGTCCTACCGCGCAACTTACTTTGCCGCTACATATCAGAACGCGCCGCCCCGGAGACAAAATGTCCTGGAGAGGGTTAAGCGGCCGCAAGAAAATCAAAGACATATTTATTGATATGAAAATTCCGCTCCACAAGCGAGATGCCTGGCCCGTCATCGTTGATGGAGGCGGACGGATTCTCTGGCTGACGGGATTGAAGAAAGACGAGGAGGGCCAGAACCGCGATGCAGAAGGCCCGTATATTCAGATTGATTATTTTGAAGGAGACTCATAG
- a CDS encoding vWA domain-containing protein: protein MQRGTLKQILLITDGCSNKGEDPAAAAALASQQGITVNVIGILEDGQSEQPHGLQEVEDIAASGGGVSQLVYKEMLAQTVQMVTQQAMTQTLQGFVNQELKQILGPGKGMEELEPDKRGEIMEVVEEMGETSDLEVLVLVDTSASMYDKLEMVKEALIDLSISLNARIGRNRFSIFSFPGKRKPIDKVFNWSPKLDAVSTVFPKLTSGGITPTGPAIKEAMHQFGKKRLLRSMRHESDIDEAR, encoded by the coding sequence ATGCAGAGAGGAACATTGAAGCAAATACTATTGATTACGGATGGGTGTTCGAACAAAGGTGAAGATCCGGCTGCAGCGGCTGCATTGGCTAGCCAGCAAGGAATCACTGTTAACGTAATTGGCATTTTGGAAGATGGTCAAAGTGAACAGCCCCATGGTCTTCAGGAAGTTGAAGACATCGCGGCATCAGGCGGCGGGGTCAGTCAACTTGTCTATAAAGAAATGCTGGCTCAGACTGTCCAAATGGTGACCCAGCAGGCGATGACCCAAACACTTCAAGGGTTTGTGAACCAGGAGCTGAAACAAATCCTTGGCCCGGGCAAAGGTATGGAAGAATTAGAGCCCGATAAGCGCGGAGAAATTATGGAAGTGGTTGAAGAGATGGGTGAAACGAGTGACTTAGAAGTCCTGGTCCTTGTGGATACCAGTGCCAGTATGTATGACAAGCTGGAAATGGTCAAAGAAGCATTAATCGATTTATCAATCAGTCTCAATGCCCGAATAGGACGCAATCGTTTCAGTATCTTCAGTTTTCCGGGTAAACGCAAGCCAATTGACAAAGTGTTTAATTGGTCTCCGAAGCTTGATGCGGTGTCAACAGTATTTCCAAAGCTGACGAGTGGCGGTATCACGCCAACAGGTCCGGCTATTAAGGAGGCTATGCATCAGTTTGGCAAAAAACGGTTGTTGAGGAGCATGCGGCATGAATCCGACATCGACGAAGCCAGATAA
- the hslO gene encoding Hsp33 family molecular chaperone HslO → MNDYLIKATAYNGFVRAYAVQSTQTVEEARRRQDTWATASAALGRTMTIGAMMGAMQKGDDIVTLKIEGDGPMGAIIVDSRANGDVRGYVINPHVDFDLNAQGKLDVARAVGINGQVSVVKDTGLKDKFTGQVPITSGEISEDLTYYFAHSEQIPSAVGAGVLVNPDHTIAASGGFIVQVMPGADDDVVSSLEEQISLFPPISQLVSEGRTPEEILEKLLGDKSLKIHDHMPIQFNCHCSKERVQQAIIGLGAEEIEAMIQEDHGAEATCHFCNETYHFTETELEALKQSINQS, encoded by the coding sequence ATGAACGATTATCTAATCAAGGCAACTGCCTACAACGGATTTGTACGGGCTTATGCGGTTCAATCCACGCAAACAGTGGAAGAAGCGAGAAGACGCCAGGATACATGGGCAACTGCAAGTGCAGCACTCGGAAGAACAATGACAATCGGAGCCATGATGGGTGCGATGCAAAAAGGCGATGACATCGTAACATTAAAAATAGAAGGTGACGGCCCAATGGGTGCGATCATTGTGGACAGCCGCGCCAATGGTGATGTGAGAGGATATGTCATCAATCCGCACGTAGACTTTGATTTAAATGCTCAGGGGAAACTGGATGTGGCCAGAGCTGTCGGAATAAATGGGCAGGTGAGTGTTGTAAAAGACACCGGGTTAAAAGATAAGTTCACAGGCCAGGTCCCGATTACTTCAGGCGAAATCAGTGAAGACCTTACTTATTACTTTGCTCACTCGGAACAAATACCTTCCGCTGTCGGAGCGGGTGTTCTGGTAAATCCTGACCACACAATTGCAGCTTCTGGCGGATTTATCGTTCAGGTCATGCCTGGCGCAGATGATGATGTTGTCAGCAGCCTTGAGGAACAAATCAGCTTGTTTCCGCCAATTTCACAATTAGTATCAGAAGGACGTACACCTGAGGAGATCCTGGAGAAGCTGTTGGGTGATAAATCGCTTAAAATTCACGACCACATGCCTATTCAATTTAACTGTCACTGTTCCAAAGAACGGGTTCAACAAGCAATTATTGGACTTGGTGCAGAAGAAATAGAGGCCATGATCCAAGAAGATCATGGAGCGGAGGCGACTTGTCATTTCTGCAATGAGACGTATCATTTTACAGAAACTGAACTTGAAGCACTGAAGCAATCTATAAATCAGTCCTGA
- a CDS encoding ISL3 family transposase → MNNNIHLPGFEAFVITNSLQFEDCVHIHVELKIQPHRCPVCHRWTNKVHDYRKQKVKHTKMFTRHTYIFYRKRRYKCEHSDCPKKGFPEDNPLVERYQRQSVEFKQAMGLEVIHGKNFADVAARMGTSPTTVMRRFDAIGSSMLDETKELPSTIAIDEYKGDAGGEKYQTIIADPVDRRTLDILPDRKKDTLKAYLHHHGQKVNKVVMDMSQSFKAAVDQALGGPIVIADRFHFCRYIHWALERVRIKVQKEFIDYDRKKCKRMKHAFHKKPEDLTSKQRWYLDYYLSQSDYLREAYQLKEAYRHWFEEAKALGADHLKVIKDRLYEFYDLVRSSGVVEFQKAIETLQNWQKEIINSFAFDLNNGYIEGLNNQTKVIKRNAFGFQRFDRFRMRILLHHQYKRINTRVA, encoded by the coding sequence TTGAATAATAACATACACCTACCAGGATTTGAAGCGTTTGTGATTACTAACTCCCTTCAATTTGAAGATTGCGTTCATATCCATGTGGAGCTTAAAATCCAGCCCCATCGCTGTCCTGTGTGCCACAGGTGGACAAATAAAGTTCATGACTATCGTAAGCAAAAAGTTAAGCATACCAAGATGTTTACAAGACACACTTACATTTTTTATCGTAAGCGTCGGTATAAATGCGAACACTCTGATTGCCCTAAAAAGGGCTTCCCTGAAGATAACCCTCTCGTTGAGCGTTATCAACGACAATCAGTTGAGTTTAAACAAGCAATGGGTCTTGAGGTGATTCATGGAAAGAATTTTGCGGATGTCGCTGCACGAATGGGGACGTCTCCTACAACCGTGATGAGACGTTTTGACGCCATTGGATCCAGCATGCTTGACGAAACAAAGGAACTACCTTCCACTATTGCGATTGATGAGTATAAAGGAGATGCTGGTGGAGAAAAGTATCAAACCATTATTGCAGATCCAGTCGACAGAAGAACACTTGATATTTTACCCGACCGTAAAAAGGATACGCTCAAGGCTTATTTACACCACCATGGACAGAAGGTTAATAAAGTCGTAATGGATATGAGTCAATCGTTTAAAGCAGCTGTAGACCAGGCGTTAGGCGGGCCTATTGTAATAGCTGATAGGTTTCATTTTTGCCGCTATATCCATTGGGCACTGGAACGGGTAAGAATAAAGGTTCAAAAGGAATTTATAGATTATGACAGGAAAAAGTGTAAACGTATGAAACATGCCTTCCACAAAAAGCCGGAGGATTTAACTTCTAAACAACGTTGGTATTTGGATTATTACTTAAGTCAATCAGATTACTTAAGAGAAGCATACCAGTTAAAAGAAGCTTATCGGCATTGGTTTGAGGAAGCGAAAGCTTTAGGGGCTGATCACCTAAAGGTGATCAAAGACCGCTTATATGAATTTTATGATCTGGTCAGGTCTTCCGGAGTTGTGGAGTTCCAAAAAGCAATTGAAACCCTGCAAAACTGGCAAAAGGAAATCATAAATAGTTTTGCCTTTGATCTTAACAACGGCTATATTGAAGGTCTAAACAATCAGACGAAAGTTATTAAGCGTAACGCTTTTGGGTTTCAACGTTTCGATCGCTTCCGTATGAGAATTTTATTACATCATCAATACAAGCGTATTAATACTCGAGTGGCATAA
- the hpt gene encoding hypoxanthine phosphoribosyltransferase translates to MHNDIKHTLISEEEIRKKCEEIGQQLSQEYDGRFPLAIGVLKGAMPFMADVLRHMNIHLEMDFMDVSSYGSGMRSSGEVKIVKDLDTKVEGRDLLIIEDIIDSGLTLSYLVDLFKYRKANSIKIVTLLDKPSGRTADIKADVIGFEVPNEFVVGYGLDYDEKYRNLPYIGVLKPEIYGGTEA, encoded by the coding sequence GTGCATAACGACATAAAACACACACTTATTTCAGAAGAGGAAATCAGAAAAAAATGCGAGGAAATCGGTCAACAGCTTTCCCAAGAGTATGACGGCAGGTTTCCCCTGGCAATTGGTGTGTTGAAAGGGGCCATGCCCTTCATGGCGGATGTTTTAAGACATATGAACATCCACTTGGAAATGGATTTTATGGATGTGTCAAGCTACGGGAGTGGAATGCGCTCTTCCGGAGAGGTTAAAATTGTCAAAGACCTTGATACAAAAGTGGAAGGAAGAGATTTACTGATCATTGAGGATATTATTGACAGTGGGTTAACACTAAGTTATCTCGTTGATTTGTTTAAGTACCGGAAGGCCAATTCAATTAAGATTGTGACGCTTCTCGATAAACCATCAGGACGGACTGCTGATATTAAAGCAGATGTCATCGGCTTTGAAGTCCCTAATGAGTTTGTTGTCGGGTATGGACTGGACTATGACGAGAAATACCGGAATCTCCCGTATATCGGCGTTCTTAAACCTGAGATTTATGGTGGAACGGAAGCGTGA
- a CDS encoding serine/threonine protein kinase — MNPTSTKPDNHIRPGATITGKWHQHTYVIDRQLGSGAIGTVYLTRRAGKQAALKISEQSASLTVEVNVLKSFAKVQGKRLGPSLLDVDDWVAPNGQRYTFYVMEYINGYPLHTFVRSRGHEWIGVFLMQLLDDLGHLHQSGWVFGDLKTDNLLVTQTPIRLRWVDVGGTTQIGRAVKEYTEFFDRGYWQMGSRKADPGYDLFAVAMVALHLGYPRRFEKGANPKATLMNKLQKARPLAMYRPVLMKALNGTYQSSHAMKRDISQLLYRKQRENFRLGPGSGIPSRRALYQDSGAIAVIALLYYVTSLLFP, encoded by the coding sequence ATGAATCCGACATCGACGAAGCCAGATAATCATATCCGTCCGGGAGCTACCATCACCGGGAAATGGCATCAGCATACATATGTGATTGATAGACAACTTGGATCCGGTGCCATTGGAACGGTTTATTTAACGAGGCGAGCAGGCAAGCAAGCCGCACTTAAAATAAGTGAACAAAGTGCATCTCTCACGGTGGAAGTCAACGTGCTGAAATCTTTTGCAAAGGTCCAGGGCAAACGTCTTGGGCCTTCTTTGCTTGATGTAGACGATTGGGTGGCGCCGAATGGTCAGCGTTATACATTCTATGTGATGGAGTATATCAATGGGTACCCATTGCATACATTCGTCCGGTCCAGAGGTCACGAATGGATTGGCGTTTTTCTGATGCAGCTCTTGGACGACCTCGGGCATTTACATCAATCGGGCTGGGTATTTGGTGATTTGAAGACAGATAATTTACTCGTCACTCAGACGCCCATTCGTCTCAGGTGGGTGGATGTCGGGGGCACCACACAGATCGGACGTGCGGTAAAAGAATATACGGAGTTCTTTGATCGTGGATACTGGCAAATGGGGTCCCGGAAAGCGGATCCCGGTTATGATTTGTTTGCAGTCGCCATGGTTGCATTGCATCTTGGCTACCCACGGCGGTTTGAAAAAGGTGCAAATCCAAAAGCGACACTCATGAACAAATTGCAAAAAGCACGCCCGCTGGCTATGTATCGTCCAGTGTTAATGAAGGCTCTAAACGGGACCTATCAATCAAGCCACGCCATGAAGCGGGATATATCTCAATTGCTCTACCGAAAACAAAGAGAAAACTTCCGTTTGGGACCAGGGTCCGGCATTCCTTCCAGACGAGCGTTGTATCAGGACTCTGGGGCAATTGCAGTTATTGCCCTTTTGTATTACGTAACATCACTTCTTTTTCCCTAA
- a CDS encoding type III pantothenate kinase: protein MIFVVDVGNTNTVLGVFEQNHLKYEWRIKTDRHQTEDELGILIESLLNHRQIKPADIKGIVISSVVPPIMFALEKMCRLYFDIEPLVIGKADFSSIIKMTYPNPQEIGADRIVNAKAALAEYEPPLIIIDFGTATTFCYIDEKAQYTGGLIAPGVNVSLEALYQKAAKLPKIEIQTPERVVGTSTVSAMQSGVYWGYVGQVDGIVTRMKQEASQTPTVIATGGLARLISHGSETIQHVDKHLTLKGLNMIYHQLHKGASL, encoded by the coding sequence GTGATATTTGTAGTGGATGTAGGTAATACGAATACTGTGCTTGGGGTGTTTGAACAGAATCATCTTAAGTATGAGTGGCGGATTAAAACAGATCGTCACCAAACAGAAGACGAACTTGGGATCTTGATTGAATCTTTACTGAACCACCGTCAAATAAAACCGGCAGATATTAAAGGAATCGTTATATCTTCAGTTGTGCCGCCCATTATGTTTGCGCTTGAGAAGATGTGTCGGCTGTATTTTGATATCGAACCGCTGGTGATCGGGAAAGCTGACTTCTCATCCATCATTAAAATGACCTATCCCAATCCCCAGGAGATCGGGGCAGACCGAATTGTCAATGCTAAAGCGGCTTTAGCGGAATACGAGCCACCGCTTATTATTATTGATTTTGGTACGGCCACAACCTTTTGTTATATAGATGAGAAAGCACAATACACAGGGGGACTAATTGCTCCCGGGGTGAATGTCTCACTTGAGGCGCTTTATCAAAAAGCTGCTAAATTGCCTAAAATTGAGATCCAGACACCGGAGCGGGTTGTAGGTACGTCTACAGTTTCTGCCATGCAGTCCGGTGTCTACTGGGGCTATGTCGGACAAGTTGATGGCATTGTTACCCGGATGAAACAAGAAGCATCCCAAACCCCAACCGTTATTGCAACAGGCGGGCTGGCACGACTAATTTCACATGGGTCGGAAACCATCCAGCATGTTGATAAACACTTGACCCTTAAAGGGCTCAACATGATCTATCATCAGTTACATAAAGGAGCGTCATTATGA
- a CDS encoding FtsB family cell division protein produces the protein MSAKRTVTKLESSYMKQYDAHVERQNRKRQRLIRRLVLFAVIMLLIVGGMTAYHVKQRSIQSAKQAEYEQMTEKLEKLKSAEVDLREEIKLLNDDEYVLEIARTNYFFSKKGELIFKLPNEEPSY, from the coding sequence ATGTCTGCAAAAAGAACAGTCACTAAGTTAGAATCCAGTTATATGAAGCAATATGACGCACATGTTGAACGTCAAAACAGAAAAAGACAACGACTGATCAGACGGCTTGTTCTTTTTGCAGTGATTATGCTGCTGATCGTAGGCGGCATGACAGCCTATCATGTGAAACAGAGGAGTATCCAGTCAGCGAAACAGGCCGAGTACGAACAAATGACTGAGAAACTGGAAAAATTAAAGTCAGCTGAAGTTGATTTGAGGGAAGAAATCAAGCTGTTAAACGATGACGAATATGTGCTTGAAATCGCTAGAACAAATTATTTCTTCTCAAAAAAAGGTGAATTAATTTTTAAACTGCCGAATGAAGAGCCCTCTTATTGA
- the spoIIE gene encoding stage II sporulation protein E: protein MIETVAVAGVDQKREKVKKAFHQRITNQLKHVLLVKGWVYVIVGFLLGRAVILSEVSPFAVAFLATVFSIHKHYAPRVMLALIAGALTYSVVHGLFVTLALIVFVFLAGVFKQSSKKSILIPVFIFLSTVSARLFLYSMTGVISSHQWMLMVVEGVLGAVLILIFMQSIPLLSPKKYRPILKNEEIVSMIILVASVLTGTIGWELYDASFEQVFSRYVVLILAFVGGAAIGSTVGVVAGLILSLANVADLYQMSLLAFSGLLGGLLKEGKKIGVSAGLVVGTFLVGIYGETSVLLPSMIESFAAVFLFLLTPASMFKQISRYIPGTDEYTNEQEQYLQKVRNVTAKRVEQFSDVFEALSKSFSGYKDHVMEEEDDRRETDYFLSQVTESTCQLCFMKDRCWQNQFDKTYTLMENLKEELTEHQAPSSTLNRQFENHCVKSKKVIDTMREELSFFEANRKLKKQVFESKRFVADQLQGVSEVMDDFSREILKEHQQHERQETEILQALEAIGIELEKLDIFRLEKGNIDIEMVLSFYEYHGEGPKVIAPMLSEILDEIVVVKQEEISPFPNGYCYLSFGSAKEYEVHTGIANAAMGGGVISGDSYTTMELGEGKYAIAISDGMGNGSRAREESGETLRLLRQILHTGIPEHVAIKSINSILALRTTDEMYATLDLAVVNLHNAYVRFLKIGSMPSFIKRGQEVFKIEASNLPMGIIEEFDVDIVHEQLQSGDLLIMMSDGIFDGPKHVQNTDIWLKRKVREMQTNDPQTIADLLLEEVVRTRGGEIADDMTVLVTKVVKHTPEWSSIPIYQQKAR from the coding sequence ATGATTGAAACGGTAGCAGTAGCAGGTGTCGACCAGAAACGTGAGAAAGTTAAGAAGGCATTCCATCAACGCATTACAAACCAGCTGAAGCATGTACTGCTTGTAAAAGGCTGGGTATATGTGATCGTCGGGTTTTTGCTGGGACGAGCGGTCATTCTTTCGGAAGTTTCTCCGTTTGCAGTCGCTTTTCTTGCAACGGTTTTCTCGATCCATAAACATTATGCACCCCGGGTGATGCTGGCATTGATCGCTGGGGCGCTGACGTACAGCGTGGTGCACGGTTTATTTGTGACGCTTGCGTTAATTGTATTTGTTTTTCTTGCCGGTGTATTCAAACAGTCGAGTAAAAAATCCATTCTTATTCCTGTGTTTATTTTTCTATCCACGGTTTCAGCACGGCTGTTTCTCTATTCGATGACAGGGGTGATCTCATCCCATCAATGGATGTTGATGGTCGTGGAAGGTGTACTTGGAGCAGTGCTCATACTTATCTTTATGCAAAGTATTCCACTCTTATCACCAAAAAAGTACCGACCAATTCTTAAAAACGAAGAAATTGTATCAATGATTATTCTTGTAGCCTCTGTTCTGACCGGAACGATTGGTTGGGAATTGTATGATGCGTCCTTTGAACAGGTTTTCTCCAGATATGTTGTGTTAATCCTAGCATTTGTTGGAGGGGCAGCGATTGGATCCACGGTCGGTGTTGTAGCAGGATTAATCTTATCGCTTGCCAATGTGGCAGATCTGTATCAAATGAGCCTGCTTGCTTTTTCCGGACTGCTTGGAGGTCTTCTTAAAGAAGGGAAAAAAATTGGTGTCAGCGCCGGTCTTGTTGTCGGAACTTTCCTTGTTGGTATTTACGGGGAAACGTCCGTTCTTCTGCCGTCAATGATTGAATCATTTGCAGCTGTGTTTCTGTTCTTGCTGACCCCGGCAAGCATGTTCAAGCAGATCTCGCGCTACATACCCGGCACTGATGAGTATACAAATGAACAAGAACAGTATTTACAAAAAGTACGAAATGTGACGGCTAAACGTGTTGAGCAATTTTCTGATGTGTTCGAAGCGTTGTCGAAGAGCTTTTCAGGCTATAAAGATCATGTCATGGAAGAAGAGGATGACAGACGTGAAACAGACTATTTCCTGAGTCAAGTGACCGAAAGCACATGCCAGCTTTGTTTTATGAAAGATCGCTGCTGGCAGAACCAGTTTGATAAGACCTATACACTGATGGAAAATCTTAAAGAAGAACTTACAGAACACCAAGCCCCTTCCAGCACACTGAACAGACAGTTTGAGAACCATTGTGTAAAGTCTAAGAAAGTTATTGATACCATGAGAGAAGAATTATCGTTCTTTGAAGCCAATCGAAAGTTGAAGAAGCAAGTGTTTGAAAGTAAGCGGTTTGTCGCTGATCAGCTTCAAGGTGTTTCTGAGGTGATGGACGACTTTTCCCGGGAAATATTAAAGGAACATCAGCAGCATGAAAGACAGGAAACGGAAATTCTCCAGGCGCTTGAGGCGATTGGTATAGAACTGGAGAAGCTGGATATATTCCGGCTGGAAAAGGGCAATATCGATATTGAGATGGTTTTATCTTTTTATGAGTACCACGGAGAAGGGCCAAAAGTAATTGCTCCCATGCTTTCAGAAATCCTGGATGAAATTGTGGTCGTTAAGCAAGAAGAGATCTCACCTTTTCCAAACGGGTATTGCTATCTGTCATTTGGTTCGGCCAAGGAATATGAAGTTCATACCGGTATTGCCAACGCTGCCATGGGAGGCGGAGTCATTTCTGGTGACAGTTATACGACGATGGAGCTCGGGGAAGGGAAATACGCCATCGCGATTAGTGATGGTATGGGCAATGGCAGCCGTGCGAGGGAAGAGAGTGGAGAAACACTCAGGCTGTTGCGGCAAATTCTGCACACGGGCATTCCGGAGCACGTTGCGATTAAATCCATCAACTCTATCCTGGCTCTGAGAACAACAGATGAAATGTATGCCACCTTGGACCTTGCCGTGGTCAATCTGCATAATGCCTACGTGAGATTTTTAAAAATCGGCTCAATGCCCAGCTTCATTAAGCGCGGGCAAGAGGTGTTTAAAATCGAAGCAAGTAACCTTCCGATGGGCATCATTGAAGAGTTTGATGTGGATATTGTTCATGAACAACTGCAATCTGGAGATCTGCTGATTATGATGAGTGATGGTATATTTGATGGGCCCAAACATGTTCAAAATACGGATATATGGCTAAAGCGCAAAGTCCGTGAAATGCAGACAAATGATCCGCAAACCATAGCTGATCTGCTGTTGGAAGAAGTCGTCAGAACGCGGGGAGGGGAAATTGCGGACGATATGACTGTCTTGGTCACAAAAGTGGTGAAACACACACCTGAATGGTCATCTATACCAATCTATCAGCAAAAAGCCCGCTAA